One stretch of Serinicoccus hydrothermalis DNA includes these proteins:
- a CDS encoding adenine phosphoribosyltransferase has product MTSPDGQLAADVLAGMRDIPDFPEEGVVFKDFTPVLLDVQLRDRIVADTVERRRGQVDVVAGIEARGFILGAMIAHELGVGFVPVRKGGKLPAAVHSQSYTLEYGTATLEIHQDAVSHHERVLVVDDVLATGGTLAATCELIERCGASVAAIELVLEIEALAGRDKLRGYDLHCLTAA; this is encoded by the coding sequence ATGACCAGCCCTGACGGCCAGCTCGCGGCCGACGTGCTCGCCGGGATGCGCGACATCCCGGACTTCCCGGAGGAGGGCGTGGTCTTCAAGGACTTCACGCCCGTCCTGCTCGACGTGCAGCTGCGCGACCGGATCGTCGCCGACACCGTGGAGCGCCGCCGCGGCCAGGTCGACGTCGTGGCCGGGATCGAGGCCCGCGGCTTCATCCTCGGGGCGATGATCGCGCACGAGCTCGGGGTCGGCTTCGTGCCGGTGCGCAAGGGCGGCAAGCTGCCGGCCGCCGTGCACAGCCAGTCCTACACGCTGGAGTACGGCACGGCCACCCTCGAGATCCACCAGGACGCCGTGTCCCACCACGAGCGGGTGCTCGTCGTCGACGACGTGCTCGCCACCGGGGGGACCCTGGCCGCGACCTGCGAGCTCATCGAGCGCTGCGGGGCGAGCGTCGCCGCGATCGAGCTGGTCCTCGAGATCGAGGCGCTGGCGGGCCGGGACAAGCTGCGCGGCTACGACCTGCACTGCCTCACCGCCGCCTGA
- the secF gene encoding protein translocase subunit SecF, whose product MSRFSRLGNDLYSGARSYNIVGRRLFWYLLSGILIAVSLVGLFGRGLNFGIEFSGGSELRVSQVSAQQMEDYEQRTDAIIEQVAPEGTTTITQIGDSTIRVQTGELESSDAEAARGDLAEEFGVDVADVTSSFVGPSWGETVTNRAIIALAVFLALVTVVLTFYFHTWKMAVAALVALIHDVFFTIGIYALIGIEVSPASVIGFLTILGYSIYDTIVVFDKVRENTEHAFDTKRQTFGEAANQAVNQTLVRSINTSVVALLPVAVILAVGVTLIGPGTLVDLAWALFIGIAVGTFSSIFIATPLLVHLREGELTIRRHDAQVLKRRARHEARAARGDDAEPEDGLEGGEDDLVGAGVGGQEPSGSRSSGTAATGGGSGGGQTSGRQLHPYAQRGPRNQPKRKRRNR is encoded by the coding sequence TACCTCTTGTCCGGCATCCTCATCGCGGTCTCGCTCGTCGGGCTCTTCGGCCGCGGGCTCAACTTCGGCATCGAGTTCAGCGGCGGCTCCGAGCTGCGGGTGAGCCAGGTCAGCGCGCAGCAGATGGAGGACTACGAGCAGCGCACCGACGCCATCATCGAGCAGGTCGCCCCCGAGGGGACCACCACCATCACCCAGATCGGCGACTCCACGATCCGGGTGCAGACCGGTGAGCTGGAGAGCTCGGACGCCGAGGCCGCCCGCGGCGACCTCGCCGAGGAGTTCGGGGTGGACGTCGCCGACGTCACGAGCTCCTTCGTCGGCCCGTCCTGGGGCGAGACCGTCACCAACCGGGCGATCATCGCGCTGGCGGTCTTCCTCGCCCTGGTCACCGTGGTCCTCACCTTCTACTTCCACACCTGGAAGATGGCCGTCGCGGCGCTCGTCGCGCTCATCCACGACGTCTTCTTCACCATCGGGATCTACGCCCTCATCGGCATCGAGGTCTCCCCGGCCTCGGTCATCGGCTTCCTCACCATCCTGGGTTACTCGATCTACGACACGATCGTCGTCTTCGACAAGGTGCGGGAGAACACCGAGCACGCCTTCGACACCAAGCGGCAGACCTTCGGCGAGGCGGCCAACCAGGCGGTCAACCAGACCCTGGTGCGCTCGATCAACACCTCGGTGGTGGCGCTGCTGCCGGTCGCGGTGATCCTCGCCGTCGGCGTGACGCTCATCGGGCCGGGCACCCTGGTCGACCTGGCGTGGGCGCTGTTCATCGGCATCGCGGTCGGGACCTTCTCCTCGATCTTCATCGCCACGCCGCTCCTCGTGCACCTGCGCGAGGGCGAGCTCACCATCCGCCGGCACGACGCGCAGGTCCTCAAGCGGCGGGCGCGGCACGAGGCGCGCGCCGCCCGGGGTGACGACGCCGAGCCCGAGGACGGGCTCGAGGGTGGCGAGGACGACCTCGTCGGTGCCGGGGTCGGCGGGCAGGAGCCGTCCGGCTCCCGTTCCTCCGGCACGGCGGCGACGGGAGGCGGGTCCGGCGGCGGCCAGACGTCGGGCCGGCAGCTGCACCCGTATGCCCAGCGCGGGCCCCGCAACCAGCCCAAGCGCAAGCGCCGCAACCGCTGA